GTCGGCAGCCAGTCCGACGCCAACTATATGTTCGCGTTCGACGCAGCCACCGGCACGGTACAGTTCCGTGCGCGCGTGGGCTCGATCTATGACCGGCTGTCCTCGCCGGTCGTCCAGGATGGCGTGATTTATACCAACGGCGGTTCGTATGTCGGCCTGTATGGCTACAGCACCACCGGCGAAACGCTGTTCAATACCACCGCCGGCTCGGCAGCATCACAATGGGCGCCTGCAGCCGATGCCAACGGTGTGTACCTGTTCACCGGCGACGCGATCGTGGTCTTCAAACCGAAAACCGGCGAGCGCCTGGCCACTGTTCGCGACAGTAACAGCAGCTTCTACAGCCAGGGCAGCGGTGCGCCTGTCATCGGCGCCAATGGCGTGTATACCACGACCGGTGTCTACAACAGCAACACTGGTAACACCAGCTACAGCCTGACCCGGTTCGACATCGCCAAGAGCTTCATCGATTGGCGTGTGACCGGCAGCTACGGCATCTCGCCGGCCTACTCCGCCGGCGTGCTGTACGCGCTCAACACCAATCCGTTCCGGCTGGAAGCACGCGCCGAAGCCGATGGCGCACTGCAGTGGTCGTGGACGCCACAACTGAACACCGAGTCGTCGTTCTACGGCCCGGCCGTGGTGACCAAAAACCTGCTGTTCGTCAGCACCAACCGCGTCACCTACGCAATCGACAAGGTGACCCGCAAGACGGTATGGAGCTACCCGATGGCCGGCCTGTTGTCGATCAGCCAGAATGGTGTGCTGTATATTCAGAGTGCGGATGCCACTGTAGCCGTCAATCTCAAGTAAGCCACGCAGCGAAGTAACAAGCCGGGCCGCCTCCATAGCGGCCCGGCTTTTTTTTTGTAATTAACGCCTTTTCGCAACGGTCACAACCAAAGCGGCGGTGTTAATCAACAGTTGTGTTCGCTACCTAACACAAACCGTAATTTCAATTAGTAGGTTTGCCATAACTAAATTAATATTATTTTTTTGAAATCAAAACAAGGGGAACTCATCATGCGCTATCAACACTGGGCAGCAATCGTGATTATCGCGTCCGCAGTCTCTGGCTGCGTGGTCGAGGGCGGCGACGTGTCGCACCTGTCGGCCCGGCCGCTTGACGCGCCGCTCGAGAGCGCGATCGGTGCAGTTCCCGCCGTGGAGACCGGCGGTCACCTCGCCACCGGCGTGATGTACGCCAAGGTCAGCGACAATGGCCAAGTTCATCTGGCGCCGGCGCTGGGCGAAGCAGACAGCGGAAAAGTCACGCTGGCGCCAGCAGTCAAGTTGCGTCCTGAACAGTATCTTGGCAATATGACCATGAAGCTGTGCGGCACCGACTGCTGATCCGACTACCGGCGGTCGCTGGCCAGTATGCCAAGGACATGCTTTTTTGTGGCAAAAAAGTCACCCGCCCCTCTACACTATTGCATTTGTTTCATGCGGATCGCTTACTCCGCACTGTAGCACTGCGACCACAGTCTTGTCGTATGTTACGTAGCCAATTGCGCTGCAGCACCATCTTTCCCACTGCTTAATTTGAGCGCCACCGAATATGCGTCTGTCTTGGCAAACTGCCGACGTCTGGCGACCAATGCACAAAGCTGCCGGCTACATGAAATTACAAAATTTTCAATGTTGACAGTAATTTCATGCCGGTGATTTGATGGGTGCGTGCATCACGTTTCCACGTGATCGCATGTCGAGGTCAACTAAAAACTGCAGCGTTCATTTGGGAGAGTGAAATCATGGTGGTGAAAGTCATGGCAAGAAGCATCCGCATCGGCAGTACCGGCGCCCTGCTGGGGTTGGCAGCAATCAACGCTGCGCAGGCGCAAACAACCGATGCGCCCATGCAGCGCGTGGAAGTGACCGGCTCGTCGATCAAGCGGCTGGTGTCGGAAACGGCCAATCCGCTCACCGTGTTCCGCGCCGACGACTTCGTCAAGCAAGGCCTGACCACGGCCCAGGAAGTGCTCGATCGCATACCGTCGAACAGTTCGAGCTTTGGCGCTGGCAATGCCGTCGGCGGCAACAGCTCGGGCCTGCCCACCGGCGGCCAGGCCAGCGCCGACTTGCGCGGCCTCGGTGGCGACAAGACCCTGGTGCTGCTCAATGGCCGCCGCATCGCCAACCACCCGTACGATGGCGCCAGCGTGGACCTCAACATCATTCCCGTCACGGCCCTGGAGCGGGTGGAAGTGCTGCGCGACGGCGCCTCGGCCATTTACGGCACCGACGCCATCGGCGGCGTGATCAACTTCATTACCAGGCGCAACGTCAAGACCACCACCATTACCGCCGAAGCGATTGCCCCGCGCAAGCCGGGCGCCGACGAAAAACGCTTCAATATCTCGAGCGGCTTCGGCGACCTGGAAGCAGACGGCTACAACGTGTTCGGCGTGTTCGATTATCACAAGACCGATATCCTCGACTCGCAAATGCGCGAGTTTTCCAAGACCGGCATCATTCCGTCGCGTGGCCTGAACCTCACTTCCGGCACCACGTTCCCCGGCAACTACTTCGACCCCGGCTCGGGCGCCACCGGCAATCCCGGCTTTGCCACCGGCTGCGACGCCCCGCTGTCGGTGCCGCGCGCCAGCAACGGCACCTGCCGCCAGGACTACACGCGGCAAATCGACAACCTGCCAGAGCAGGAACAAAAAACCTTCTTCGGCAAGGCCACCTTCAAGATCAATAACGACCACCAGGCCTCGGTCGAATACCTGCACGCGGAAAACGACGTGCTGTCGCACACCGCGCCGCCGCCGCAAGCCAACCTGGTCCTGCCCAACACCAGTAAATACTATCCGGGCAACGCGGGCGGCACGCCGGCCATGCCGGGGCTGTCGGGCCAGCCGCTGTCGGTGAACTGGCGCCCCACCGAGGCGGGCCAGCGCGAAATCGTCTCCAAGGGCCAGGCCGACCGCCTCTCCATCTCGGTCGAAGGCTTGCTGCGCGGCTGGGATTACAAGACCGGCTTTACGCTGTCGGAAAGCCGTTCGGCGGAATATTTTACCGGCGGCTATGTACGCGACGAATCGTTCGCGGCGGGCGTGCGCAACGGCATCCTCAACCCGTTCGCAGCACAGGACGCCGCCGGCAAGGCGTATTTGGAAAGCACGGCGCTGCGCGGCCAGGTGCAAAAAGGAAAAACCCGCAACACCGGCATCGACGCCAAGGCCAGCCGTGAACTGTGGGATATGCGCGGAGGCAAGGCGGCTGTCGCCATTGGCGGCGAACTGCGCCGCGAGGAGGCGGATTTCTTCGTCAACCGCGAGATCGCCGGCCAGGCTGCCAGCTCGGGCCTGTCCGGTTCGCAATCGACGGACGGCTCGCGCACCATCAAGGCCATCTTCGGCGAACTGAACCTGCCGCTGCTGCAAGACCTGGAAGTACAACTGGCCACCCGCTACGACAAGTACAGCGACGCCGGCAACACCACCAACCCGAAAATCGGCGTGCGCTATCAGCCGACCAAGCTGCTGCTGCTGCGTGGTTCGGCCTCCACCGGCTTCCGCGCGCCGACGTTGTTCGAAAAGAACGCCCCGCTCTCGCGCAACGATACCAACAACTCGTACAACGATCCGATCCTGTGCCCGGGCGGCGTGCTGGCTAACAACCCGATCGCCAATCCGCTGCGCGACTGCGACCTGCAACAGTACAAGCTGCAAGGCGGCAACCCTGCGCTGAAACCGGAAAAATCGAAGACGTTTGCCTTCGGCGTGGTGCTCGAACCGGTGCCGCAACTGACCGTTTCGGCCGATTACTTCAACATCCGGCTCAAGGACAAGATCAATGCCCTGCCCGAGGAAGTCATCTACGGCGACTTCGAAAAATACCGCGAGCGCTTCCTGCGCAACCCCGACGGCACGCCAAACGCGATCCTGGACTTGAAGGAAAACCTGGGCAAGGTCAATACCGACGGCGTCGATGTGAGCCTGACGCTGCGCTCCGGCGCCAGCGCCTATGGCAACCTGACCTTGACCGTCGATGGCACCTGGGTCCACAAGTATGAATACCAGGACGAAATCGGCGGCGCCTACACCCAGAACGTGGCCCGCTACGCCGCCAACAACCCGGTGTTCCGCTGGAAGCACAACGCTGCGCTGAACTGGCGCCTGGCCAGCTGGAGCGCCACCCTGGCGCAGTCGTACAAGTCCGGCTACCAGGACCAGAACCTCGACATCGAGGACGCTTTCCTGAACCGGGTGCCGTCGTACAGCCTGTGGAACCTGTCGGGCACGTACACCGGGTTCGCCGGCCTGTCGCTGACGGCCGGCGTGAAAAACCTGCTGGACAAGGAGCCGCCGTTCTCGAACCAGGGCACACTGTTCCAGAAGGGCTACGATCCGCGCTACACGGATCCGGTCGGCCGCGCCCTCTACGTGCGCGGCAGCTATACTTTCTAAGGGAGTATCGAAAAACCTGTAGCGCGATTCGCTAGGGTTTTTCGAGATTCCAAGGGGGCTTTATTTGGAAGCGGCTTTGGCCGCCTGCGTCGCCAGGCGGCGCTGGCGCACGGCGGCAGCGAGCCCCTGCAGCACCTGCACGCTGCTGTCCCAGTCGATGCAGCCGTCGGTGACGGACTGGCCGTAGGTCAGTTCCTTGCCTGGTTCGAGGTCCTGGCGGCCGCCCACCAGGTGCGATTCCACCATCACGCCCACGATGCGGGTGTCGCCACCGGCCACCTGGCCGGCGATGTCAGCGCAGACCGGCACCTGGTTTTCCGGCTTTTTCGAACTGTTGGCGTGCGAAGCGTCGATCATCACGCGCGGCGCCAGGCCTTGCGCGCCGATCGCCTTGCACGCTTCATCGACGCTGGCGGCGTCGTAGTTGGGCGCCTTGCCGCCACGCAGGATGATGTGGCAGTCCTCGTTGCCGGCGGTGGACACGATGGCCGAGTGGCCGCCCTTGGTCACCGACAGGAAATGGTGCGGCTGCGACGCGGCCTTGATCGCATCGACCGCGATCTTGACATTGCCGTCGGTGCCATTCTTGAAACCGACCGGACAGGACAGGCCGGACGCCAGCTCGCGGTGCACCTGCGACTCGGTGGTGCGGGCGCCGATCGCGCCCCAGCTGATCAGGTCGGCGATGTATTGCGGACTGATCACGTCGAGGTACTCGGTGCCGGCCGGAAGGCCCAGTTCGTTAATGTCGCGCAGCAGCTCGCGCGCCATGCGCAGGCCGTCATTGATGCGGAAGCTGCTGTCCATGAACGGATCGTTGATCAGGCCCTTCCAGCCCACGGTCGTGCGCGGCTTTTCGAAGTACACGCGCATGACGATTTCGAGGTCGCCCTTGAGCTCGTTACGCAGCTGTACCAGGCGGTGCGCGTATTCCATCGCCGCTTTCGTGTCGTGGATCGAGCACGGGCCCACCACCACCATCAGGCGGTCGTCCTGGCCGTGCAGGATGCGGTGCAGCGCGATGCGCGCAGCGGCTGCCGTGTTGGCAGCAGTCTCCGTGCACGCATACTCGCGAATCAGGTGGGACGGTGGCGTCAATTCCTTCATTTCGCGGATACGTAAATCATCGGTGCGGGGCATGCTGTTCTCCATTGTTTCAAAAAAGTCGGGGTAAAAAAAAACCGCCTGTGGAGGCGGTTTTTTCAGGATTTGCTGGAACTCGTTTTACTGCTACGTGCACCGGCCGCTACTCCACCGCCTCGGGATTGGAATTGCTAAAGTAAAAGTAGCCGGTAAAGAAGAAGCAGGTCATGGCAACGAATTCGGTGTGTGTTTGGTAAAGAGTGGACTGACTATACGCCGGTCAATACGAAGTTGGCAAGCCCTTCCCTACAAAAATTTACACCCGCCCATTTCTCTTTACATCACGCGCTATGTGTCCAGATGTAAGACGAAGACATGCGGCCTGCAGGACGACACCTCCCATTTAACGCAGAAAACCATCTTTACAGTTGTGATGGTTCGTGACTGTTGGTAATCCGCATACTTATTTAAACCGCATTGTTTCCACCTGCGCCCGGATGATCTGATGGACTGTCTACACGACAAACCCAACCATACCAATGCACAGCAGGAGTGATAACAATGATTGAAAGAGCGATGTCCCGGGCCCTGCGCCTGGTGTTTGCCGGTACCCTGGCAACCGGCATGCACGGCGCCATGGCGCAAACCGGCACCGACGACGCTGCGATCCAGCGCGTGGAAGTGACCGGTTCGAGCATCAAGCGCCTGGCCAGCGAAACGGCGCTGCCGATCACCTCGATCAAGGCCAGCGACTTCGTCAAGCAGGGCCTGACGACGGCAGCCGAGGTGCTCAACACCATCTCGATGAACCAGAGTTCGACGACCAGCAGCCAGTCGGTCGGTTCCGGCACCGGCGGCATTGCCACCGCCGACCTGCGTGGCCTGGGCAGCAACAAGACGCTGGTGCTGCTCAACGGCCGCCGCATCGCCAACCATCCGTTCAACGGTTCCAGCGTGGACCTGAACATCATCCCGCTGTCCGCGCTCGAACGCGTGGAAGTGCTGCGCGACGGCGCCTCGGCCATCTACGGTACCGACGCCATCGGCGGCGTGATCAACTTCATCACCAAGCGCGAAGTGCAAGGCGCCACCGTCAGCGTGGAGCGCTACCAGCCGCAAGCGAGCGGCTCGGGCGGCGAGTCGCGCCTGAACCTGTCGGGCGGCTTCGGCGACCTCGACAAGGATGGCTACAACTTCTTCGGCGTGGTGGACTTGCACAAGCAGACCGCGCTGTCGGCCGTCGAACGCGATTTTTCCAGCACCAGCGTGCGCCCGGACCGTGGCATCAACAACAGCAGCGGCACCTCGCAGCCGGGCAATTTCTTCTCCGATAACGGCGTCACCGGCAACCCCTATTACGCCAGCGGCTGCGTGGGCAAGGGCCTGATTGCTGCGGCCAACGGCACCTGCCGCACCGATACCACCGCCTACATCCAGTCGATCCCGAAAACCAAGCAGGAGTCGTTCCTCGGCAAGGCCACCTTTAAACTGGGCGGCGAGAACCTGGGCACGGTCGAATACCTGCACAGCCGCAGCACCAACAGCAGCAGCATTGCGCCGTCGCCGCTGACCGGCATCACCATGACGTCCAGCAGCCCGTACTACCCGGGCGGCAGCGCCGGCGTACCGGCCGTGGCCGGCCTCACGGGTGAAGACCTCACCGTCAACTGGCGCACCGTGGCCGCCGGCAACCGCGTCGGCTACGACACCAGCATCTCCGACCGCCTGGTGCTCGGTTCCGAAGGCCTGGTGGCCGGCTGGGACTACAACGTGGGCCTGACCTACGCCACCAGCAAGGCCACCAGCGCCTTCGTCGAGGGGTACACCAACGACACCCTGATGAAAGCCGGCGTACTCAATGGCATCCTGAATCCGTTCGGCGAGCAATCGACCGACGGTGCCGCGTATCTCGATTCCGCCCAGCTGCGCGGCGAGTACCTGTCGGCGCGCATGACCAGCATCGGCGTCGATGCCAAGGTGAGCCGCGAAATCTTCACGCTGCCGGCCGGTTCGGTCGGCTTTGCGGTGGGCACCGAATTCCGCCACGACAAGGCTACCTACGACGTCAACACCGAGCTGGCCTCGCAGGCGTCGAGCTCCGGCTACGCCGATGCGCAAGACCAGTCGGGCCAGCGCAATATCGCCGCGCTGTACTCGGAGCTGAGCGCGCCGCTGGCCAAGAACGTGGAACTGTCGCTGGCCGCCCGCTACGACCACTACAACGACGTCGGTGGCAGCTTCAATCCGAAGATCGGCCTGCGCTGGCAGCCAAGCAAGCAGATCATGCTGCGCACCTCGTACAACACCGGCTTCCGTGCGCCGACCCTGTACGACCTGCACGGTCCGGCCACGTCCACCTTCACCGGCAATTCGTATGACGATCCGGTGCTGTGCCCGGGCGGCACGGTGGTCGCCGGCGCCAACCCCAACGTGGCCTGCAACCAGCAGCAATACATCCGCAGCGGCGGCAACCTCAACCTCAAACCCGAGAAATCGAAGACCTTCGCACTGGGCGCCGTGTTCGAGCCGACCAATGCGCTCAGCATGTCGCTCGACTACTTCAACATCAAGATCCGCAACAAGATCGGCACGGTGTCGGAGACCACGATCTTCAACGATTACGACAAGTACGCCAGCTACTTCGTGTACTCGGCCGACGGCAAGACGCTGCAATACGTGAATGCCGTGCTCGACAACCTCGGCGAAGTCCACACGTCCGGCATCGACGCCACCTTGCGCTGGAAACTGCCGCGCAGCGCGGCCGGCGACTTTGCCTTCGTGTTCGACGGCACCTGGGTCAACAGCTACAAGTACCAGAACGAGGCCGGCGGCGCCTTTGTTGAAAACGTGGGCGTGTACGGCGACGACAACCCTGTCTTCCGCTGGAAGCACAACGCCACCATCAACTGGAAGCAAGGCGTGTGGAGCGCCAGCCTGTCGAACAAGTTCCTGAGTGGCTACGTGGACCAGAACGACGTCGATGACGAATACAAGCACAAGGTGCGCGCGTATTCGACGTTCTCGCTGTCGGGCAGCTACGCCGGCTTCAAGAACACCGACCTGACGGTGGGCGTGAAAAACCTGTTCGACACCAACCCGCCCTACACCAACCAGGGCACGACATTCCAGAGCGGTTACGATCCCCGCTACACGGATCCGCTGGGCCGCACGTTTTACGTGAAGGCGACGTACAAGTTTTAACGCAACAAAAAACCCGGCAGTGCCGGGTCTTTCATTTTTACGCCGTGCCACCGACGGTGACGCCGTCGATACGTAATGTCGGCTGTCCCACGCCCACCGGTACGCTCTGCCCCTCCTTGCCGCACACGCCCACGCCGGGGTCGAGCCGCATGTCGTTGCCGATCATCGACACGCGATTCAATACCTCCGGGCCGTTGCCGATCAGCGTGGCGCCCTTGACCGGGTACGTCACCTTGCCATCTTCGATCATGTAGGCCTCGCTGGCCGAGAACACAAACTTGCCGTTGGTGATATCGACCTGGCCGCCGCCGAAATTGACCGCGTACAAGCCGTTTTTCACCGACGCCAGGATCTCGCCCGGGTCCATGTCGCCGCCCAGCATATAGGTGTTGGTCATGCGCGGCATCGGCAGGTGGGCGAACGATTCGCGGCGGGCGTTGCCGGTGACCGGCATCTTCATCAGGCGCGCGTTCATGGTGTCCTGGATGTAGCCGGTCAGGATGCCGTCCTCGATCAGCGTGGTGCACTGGGTGGGATTGCCCTCGTCGTCGATATTGAGCGAGCCGCGGCGGTCGGGCAAGGTGCCGTCGTCCACCACGGTCACGCCCTTGGCCGCGACGCGCTCGCCGATCATGCCCGAGAACGTCGAAGAACCCTTGCGGTTGAAGTCGCCCTCGAGGCCGTGGCCGATCGCCTCGTGCAGCAGGATGCCGGGCCAGCCCGGTCCCAGCACCACGGTCATCGGACCGGCCGGCGCCGGGCGCGCATCGAGGTTGACCACGGCCGCATCGACCGCTTCGGCCGCATACGATGCCAGCAGTGCATCGCTGAAGTAATCGTAGCTGTAACGCCCGCCGCCGCCCGACGAGCCGGTTTCGCGGCGGCCATCCTGCTCGACGATCACGGTCAGCGACAGCCGCACCAGCGGCCGGATGTCGGCCGCCAGCACGCCGTCGCTGCGGGCGACCAGCACCACGTCGTATTCGCCGGCCAGGCCCGCCATCACCTGCACCACGCGCGGGTCGCGCGCGCGCGCCATCTTTTCGACGCGTTCGAGCAGCGCCACCTTGGCGGTCGCATCGAGCGACGCGAGCGGATCGTGCGGCAGGTACAGCGCCCGTCCGCCCACCGGCGTGATAGCGCCGGCCACCTTGATCTTGCCGTTGCCCACGCGGGCAATCGTGCGGGTAGCGGCCGCCGCCTCGCGCAGCGCGACTTCCGAAATATCGTCCGAGTACGAGAACGCCGTCTTGTCGCCTGAAACAGCGCGTACGCCCACGCCCTGGTCGATGGCGAAGCTGCCGGTCTTGACGATGCCCTCCTCCAGGCTCCAGCCCTCGCTCTTGGTGAACTGGAAGTACAGGTCGGCGTAATCGACCTTGTGGGTAAACATCGCCCCCAGGGTTTTCAGCAGCTTGTCCTCGTCCAGGCCGAACGGCGTGAGCAGGATGTCGCGGGCGACCGCCAGGGTGGAGAGGTTGGCTTCGAATGGCTTCATGATGGTTCTCGTACTAAATTTACATGGTCCTGTGCTTCAGCGCCGGCAAGCTCTGGCGCACGCCTTCCATGAAGGCCGGGTCGATCTCGCCGGTCACCACGCCCTCGCCTTCGGCCAGCACCGATTTCACGGTACCCCACGGGTCGATCAGCATGCTGTGGCCCCAGGTACGGCGGCCGTTCGGATGCATGCCGCCTTGCGCGGCGGCCAGCACATAGCACTGGTTTTCGATGGCGCGCGCGCGCAGCAGGATTTCCCAGTGGGCCTGGCCGGTGGTGTAGGTAAACGCCGCCGGCAGCACGATCAGCGACACCGGGCCCATGGCGCGGAACAGCTCGGGGAAGCGCAGGTCGTAGCACACCGACATGCCCACCTTGCCGAACGGCGCGTCGAGCACCCCGAGGTTTTTGCCGGGCACGATGGTCTTCGATTCGTTGTACGACTCGTTTCCCTGGCTGAAGCCGAACAGGTGGATCTTGTCGTAGCGGCCGGCCGATTCGCCCTGCGGGCTGTACACCAGCGTGGTGTTGACCACCTTGAGCGGATCACTCGAGGCCAGCGGCAGCGTGCCGCCGATCAGCCAGATGCCAAGTTCCTTCGCCAGGCCGGCCATGAAGTCCTGGATCGGGCCCTGGCCCAGCGGCTCGGCCACGGCCACCTTGTCGGCATCGTTGATGCCCATGATGGCCCAGTACTCGGGCAGCAGCACCAACAGGGCGCCGGCGGCGGCGGCATGGCGCACCAGGCGGTCGGCGGTGGCGATATTGTCCGGTACGGACGGCGAGGAAATCATCTGGATGGCGGCGACGGTATGGCGCATGGCAAGTCTCCCTGTTTTGTCTATTGTGCGCTCTTGGCCGCCGGCGGCTCCGTTTTGGCGGCGTCGAGCTTGGTGACAACCGGCGCCTTCCACGGCCCGGTCACCTGCATATGATAGGTCAATGCCTTCATCACGGGGGCACTGAGGAATAATTGCGCCAGAAAACTGCCCAGACCGATGACGGGATTGACGGCCAGCGCATACACCAGCGGCGCCGTGCCGAGGTTCACTTCCGGTATCACCACCACGTGCAGATTGGTCAGTTCGTTGGCGATGTCGGCGCTGCCGTCCATCAACACGGTGGCGGCCATGCCGTGCATTTTCAGGTTCTCGGTGCGCACGATGCCGCGCTCGATGGCGGCGTTGGCGGTCAGGCCGTCGAACGCCAGCCCTTCGGAAAAGACGTCGTGGAAATCGAGCTTGAGCAGGCGCGGCAACGCTTGCAGGCTGAGCACGCCCAGCAGCTTGGCGGCGCCCGGGTCCTGCTTGATGAACTGGCCCTTTTCGACATTCATGACGATCTGGCCCGACAGGCTCGGCAAGTCCATCGCGTACGGCAAGCCGTTCCAGGCGATATCGCCCTTGAGCGAACCCTTGCCATTGCGCACGGTACCGACAAAGCCGAAGCGGTCGAGCAGCTTGCCGGCGTCGATGATGTCGAGGTTGAAATTGAGGTCGGTGGTATGGGCATTGCCGCGCGTAGTCCACTTGCCGGTGCCGGTCAGTTCGCCGTCGGCATTGGCCAGCGACAGCTTGCTGATGCGCCACACACGCGAATCGGGCAGTTGCACATTGCTCGCTTGCAGGTCGAGCTCGCCCAGCGGCTTGTTGAACAGCTCGAAGCGCTCGATCTTGATGTCCAGCGCCGGGATGGTGGCGGCCGCGCTGCTCTTGCCATCCAACAGGTCGGCCACTTCGTTCGAGGCCGAAGCGGGAATCACCAGCGACGACAGGCGCGCTGTCACCTTGCCCAGGCCGTGGCCGGTGGACGGTTCGCTCCAGGTCAGGTGGCCGTTGGCCTGGGTGGAGTCGATATTGGCTTGCCAGATGCTTTTGTGGCGCGTGACGCCGACCACCACGTTTTCCAGCTTGCGCGCGCCGATCAGAAGTTCGCCGGTGCGCGCGGCAATCGCGTCCGGCACCACGTACTGGCTGAAATCGGCGCTGTCGGCGTCGCCCGTGAAGGCGGCGGCCGTGCTGTTGTTTGGTCCTTCGCCGGCCACAGCCTTGCCGAAGTCGAGCCAGGCGTCGGCATTGAACACGGGCAGGTTGATGTTGAGCGTCAGGCCGCTCTCCGGCTCGGGCGCCGGGGTGTTGATGCCGATGCCGCCGCGCACCA
This is a stretch of genomic DNA from Duganella zoogloeoides. It encodes these proteins:
- a CDS encoding carbon-nitrogen hydrolase family protein, which encodes MRHTVAAIQMISSPSVPDNIATADRLVRHAAAAGALLVLLPEYWAIMGINDADKVAVAEPLGQGPIQDFMAGLAKELGIWLIGGTLPLASSDPLKVVNTTLVYSPQGESAGRYDKIHLFGFSQGNESYNESKTIVPGKNLGVLDAPFGKVGMSVCYDLRFPELFRAMGPVSLIVLPAAFTYTTGQAHWEILLRARAIENQCYVLAAAQGGMHPNGRRTWGHSMLIDPWGTVKSVLAEGEGVVTGEIDPAFMEGVRQSLPALKHRTM